The proteins below are encoded in one region of Deltaproteobacteria bacterium PRO3:
- a CDS encoding polyprenyl synthetase family protein, which yields MTQPFDLPAYLETRRRIVDQALRDFLPKASEWPERLHEAMNYSLNAGGKRLRPILAIAAAEALGKDYHAVLAAACALEMIHTYSLIHDDLPAMDDDDLRRGQPTNHKVFGEAIAILAGDSLLTEAFFTIANAARPEQAAAALEVIRRIAQASGSRGMAGGQAVDLLSEKKKISVAELERLHRHKTGKLIQVSIEAGALLAGADKRQFESLSRFGECIGLSFQIADDVLDIEGGEEIGKDIGSDVANEKATYPALLGLEESKRLAHQLTEEALGVLGDFDAKADPLREIARYVVYRKN from the coding sequence ATGACCCAGCCCTTCGACCTCCCCGCATACCTAGAGACCCGTCGTCGCATCGTCGACCAGGCCCTGCGCGACTTCCTTCCGAAGGCAAGCGAGTGGCCCGAGCGCCTCCACGAGGCGATGAACTACAGCCTGAACGCCGGCGGCAAACGCTTGCGCCCGATCCTGGCCATCGCCGCCGCCGAGGCGCTGGGCAAGGATTATCACGCGGTCTTGGCCGCGGCCTGCGCCCTCGAGATGATCCACACCTATTCGCTGATCCACGACGACTTGCCGGCTATGGACGACGACGACCTGCGGCGCGGCCAGCCGACCAACCACAAGGTCTTCGGCGAGGCCATCGCGATCCTGGCGGGCGACTCGCTGCTGACCGAGGCCTTCTTCACCATCGCCAATGCGGCCCGGCCCGAGCAGGCGGCCGCCGCCCTCGAGGTAATCCGGCGCATCGCCCAGGCCAGCGGCTCACGGGGCATGGCGGGCGGCCAGGCCGTCGACCTGCTGAGCGAAAAGAAGAAGATCTCCGTCGCCGAACTGGAAAGGCTGCATCGCCACAAGACCGGCAAGCTGATCCAAGTCTCCATCGAGGCGGGCGCCCTCCTGGCGGGCGCCGACAAGCGGCAATTCGAGTCCTTAAGCCGCTTCGGCGAGTGCATCGGCCTGTCTTTCCAGATCGCCGACGACGTCCTCGACATCGAGGGCGGCGAGGAGATCGGCAAGGATATCGGCAGCGACGTCGCCAACGAGAAGGCGACCTACCCCGCTTTGCTGGGCCTGGAAGAATCCAAGCGCCTGGCGCATCAACTGACCGAAGAGGCCCTGGGCGTCCTGGGCGATTTCGACGCGAAGGCGGACCCGCTGCGCGAGATCGCCCGGTATGTGGTTTATCGGAAGAATTAA